A genomic window from Plutella xylostella chromosome 23, ilPluXylo3.1, whole genome shotgun sequence includes:
- the LOC105395754 gene encoding glutamate receptor ionotropic, kainate 2 — protein MWWSISTFVGLLFLQQCTSDVKITTIEEKFYEIVGIFEPSAHVQRRAFNESMKFTSVGEMRLGPRILEPPKTDSYAVWRKLCTSKGLNPIAIFGPQSPISDGAVRDQCARAQIPHIQATWQPNDPDMYTQPEPQPEEEGEEEEDDEDSPPDEEDEIEEEQQEIEEVPTFKKISINFYPDDDELAMAFADVIRYYQWNSYAVLHEDDYGLLRVQKILARHSDKYSITVRRLDPNGDNQKVFKELKTSRSSRVLLDCHIDHVDKYMKEAEILGMLDHYRHYILTSLDGSILSDTMTHYQSNITWLSITNFESLKNTQHTLSTRVGKWKNDIPNYASTAVTTLQTEALLMDDVANFVLTALKDLPEEVRDNAGHPCEREGPWELGAPLQNQLLKTEMLGVTGLIKFNEYGKRVNYTLYVNEIHVNKRNTIAKWESATGELAENRSSSDDEISQTSKHFVIISKIGKPYFYKKENQSLEDSDEEEYEGFSVDLVEAIFDVLKNKMNLNYSYSFSKASYKDYGKINPETKKWEGLIGDLLDKKADLAVCDLTITEERKSVVDFSVPFMTLGISILYTKDHKVDPGTFSFLYPYSFDVWMLTATAYCAVSICLFVCSRISPADWENPQPCDKDPEELENIWNFKNCAWLTMGSIMTQGCDILPKAIGSRWVCGMWWFFAMIVCQTYIAQLAASMTAASEQEPINSVEDLAQNNKILYGALNGGSTLSFFKNSKDKMYQRMYENMMSNPAVLVRDNEEGERRVLSGKNKYAFFMESCTIEYKLKRNCELKKVGGELDSKDYGIAMPANSPFRSQINGAILRLKELTRLDEIKNHWWNDVNGAKNCSVDKDTEDVEGDLELKNLSGAFIVLVAGLFCSLVITAAEFMNEVRNIVVREQVTHKEAFIQELKTSLNFFQLQKPVLRNPSRAPSVAASAASDRDARVNARLTSAANFLDLEKVTQ, from the exons ATGTGGTGGTCCATTTCTACCTTTGTGGGTTTGTTGTTCCTGCAACAATGTACTTCTGACGTCAAGATAACAACGATAGAGGAAAAGTTCTATGAAATAG TGGGAATATTCGAGCCATCAGCGCACGTCCAGAGGCGTGCGTTCAACGAGAGCATGAAGTTCACGAGCGTGGGCGAGATGCGGCTCGGCCCCCGCATCCTCGAGCCGCCCAAGACCGACAGCTACGCCGTGTGGAGGAAGT TATGCACATCAAAAGGGTTAAACCCCATCGCAATATTCGGCCCTCAAAGCCCGATATCTGATGGAGCCGTTCGAGACCAGTGTGCCCGGGCCCAAATACCCCACATCCAGGCTACTTGGCAGCCTAATGACCCTGACATGTATACACAACCTGAACCTCAACCAGAAGAAGAAggtgaagaagaagaagatgatgAAGATTCTCCACCTGATGAAGAAGATGAGATAGAAGAAGAACAGCAAGAGATAGAAGAAGTTCCAACTTTTAAAAAGATATCGATTAATTTCTATCCGGATGATGATGAGCTGGCTATGGCATTCGCTGATGTTATCAGATATTATCAGTGGAATTCATACGCTGTTCTGCATGAAGATGACTATG gccTACTTCGTGTGCAGAAGATTCTCGCTCGACATTCGGATAAATATTCAATCACAGTAAGACGACTAGACCCAAATGGTGATAACCAAAag GTATTCAAAGAGCTGAAAACTTCTCGATCGAGTCGCGTTCTTCTGGATTGTCATATAGATCACGTAGATAAATATATGAAAGAAGCTGAAATTCTGGGCATGCTGGATCATTATcgg cATTACATTCTCACTTCGTTGGATGGTTCTATTTTGTCAGACACGATGACACATTACCAATCGAACATAACTTGGCTCAGCATCACCAATTTTGAAAGTTTGAAGAACACCCAGCACACTTTATCTACTCGAGTTGGGAAGTGGAAAAATGATATACCAAACTATGCTTCAACGGCTGTTACTACTCTACAG ACGGAAGCCCTTCTGATGGATGATGTGGCTAACTTCGTACTTACCGCTTTGAAAGATCTTCCGGAAGAAGTGAGAGACAACGCTGGACATCCGTGTGAAAGGGAAGGACCCTGGGAACTTGGAGCCCCTCTACAAAATCAGCTTCTAAAG ACGGAGATGCTTGGTGTAACAGGCCTTATAAAGTTCAATGAGTATGGCAAAAGAGTGAATTATACTTTGTACGTGAACGAGATACATGTGAATAAAAGGAATACCATAGCGAAGTGGGAATCAGCTACTGGCGAATTAGCTGAAAATCGCTCTTCAAGTGACGATGAAATTTCTCAGACTAGCAAACATTTTGTA ATCATATCCAAAATTGGAAAACCGTACTTTTACAAAAAAGAGAACCAGAGTTTAGAAGATTCTGATGAAGAAGAATATGAAGGGTTTTCAGTTGACCTGGTTGAGGCAATTTTTGAcgtcttaaaaaataaaatgaacttGAATTACTCTTATTCATTTTCCAAAGCCAGTTACAAAGATTATGGGAAGATTAACCCGGAAACAAAGAAATGGGAAGGACTGATTGGTGATTTACTGGATAAA AAAGCTGATCTAGCAGTGTGCGATCTTACAATAACGGAAGAGAGAAAATCTGTTGTAGATTTTTCAGTGCCTTTTATGACATTAGGAATTAGTATTCTCTATACGAAAGACCACAAGGTTGATCCTGGGACATTTTCTTTCCTATATCCTTATTCATTTGACGTGTGGATGCTTACTGCAACTGCATACTGTGCAGTGTCTATTTGTCTTTTTGTTTGTtcaag AATATCACCTGCCGACTGGGAAAACCCTCAGCCATGTGACAAAGACCCCGAAGAGTTAGAAAATATCTGGAACTTTAAGAACTGCGCCTGGCTCACGATGGGTTCAATCATGACGCAGGGATGTGATATATTGCCGAA GGCGATAGGCTCCCGCTGGGTGTGCGGCATGTGGTGGTTCTTCGCCATGATAGTCTGCCAGACGTACATCGCGCAGCTGGCGGCGTCCATGACGGCGGCCTCGGAGCAGGAGCCCATCAACAGCGTGGAGGACCTCGCGCAGAACAACAAGATCCTGTACGGCGCGCTCAATGGAGGGTCTACGCTGAGCTTCTTTAAG AACTCCAAAGACAAGATGTACCAGCGTATGTACGAGAACATGATGTCGAACCCGGCGGTACTGGTCAGAGACAACGAGGAGGGGGAGCGCCGCGTGCTCAGCGGCAAGAACAAATACGCCTTCTTCATGGAATCCTGCACCATAGAGTACAAGCTCAAGAGGAACTGTGAACTGAAGAAAGTTGGCGGAGAACTGGACTCGAAGGACTATGGGATTGCTATGCCTGCTA ATTCACCATTTAGATCGCAAATAAACGGTGCTATACTTCGGTTGAAAGAATTGACAAGACTCGACGAGATCAAGAATCATTGGTGGAACGACGTGAATGGCGCCAAGAACTGTTct GTTGACAAGGACACTGAGGATGTAGAAGGAGACTTGGAGCTGAAGAACTTGAGCGGTGCGTTCATAGTGCTGGTGGCCGGCCTGTTCTGCAGCCTCGTCATCACGGCCGCCGAGTTCATGAACGAAGTCCGCAACATCGTGGTCAGGGAACAG GTGACCCACAAAGAAGCCTTCATCCAGGAGCTGAAGACCTCCCTGAACTTCTTCCAGCTCCAGAAGCCCGTCCTTCGCAACCCGAGTCGGGCCCCCTCAGTGGCCGCGTCTGCTGCCAGCGACCGCGACGCCCGGGTCAACGCCAGGCTGACGTCTGCAGCCAACTTCCTGGATCTGGAGAAAGTCACCCAGTAG
- the LOC105392545 gene encoding uncharacterized protein LOC105392545 isoform X2 translates to MAVSWVTVLALAATALGASIAPDKDTLERSSCGRVWVTVHSPELRLSTTRRLQDAIELNWDFNGCSNVPTQIGLFDSRPEDFSQALRTYPLDSVSGFLITNVSLGDAALPAGWESGGGYKGGHCLWPRVAAGGDRVDTYNCLKIQPTWMEDNMNKIAELRIGELALPGTHNAGSWKFNTAFNTASRDNIVLCQDRSVWAQLVYGIRYLDFRIAYYGAGHEDERYWLNHNMVRVRPLVPLLREIRVFLDATKEVVFLDAHHFPIGFYEPDGSPIRKVHAGLLEIVQRELGPHLADASEFHTGFGTRGPKLQTLVEANKRLLFSYVDNAIVGENNWLWPILPHLWANTNNPDTLLAYLDRAISSSPQPHARSPLHSAMAQTTFNVWDIFKGSLRVSADAVNRNVTERLGTKWRNQANIVSTDFFLGNDVIDVSIALSVERGGRL, encoded by the exons ATGGCCGTGTCTTGGGTCACTGTGCTGGCGCTAGCCGCTACTGCGCTGGGTGCTTCCATTGCAC CTGACAAAGATACCCTGGAGAGATCGTCATGTGGCAGGGTGTGGGTCACCGTCCACTCGCCAGAGCTGCGGCTGAGCACCACAAGGAGGCTACAGGATGCCATCGAACTGAACTGGGACTTCAACGGATGCTCTAATGTGCCGACACAG ATCGGCCTATTCGACTCCCGTCCAGAGGACTTCAGCCAAGCGTTGCGGACCTACCCCCTGGACTCAGTCAGCGGCTTCCTCATCACCAACGTGTCTCTCGGAGACGCCGCCCTGCCCGCCGGCTGGGAGAGCGGAGGGGGGTACAAGGGGGGACACTGTCTGTGGCCCCGGGTCGCAGCTGGGGGGGACAGGGTCGACACTTACAACTGCCTGAAGATTCAGCCTACGTGGATGGAGGATAATAT GAACAAAATAGCAGAGCTTCGTATCGGCGAGCTAGCTCTGCCGGGCACCCATAATGCGGGGTCGTGGAAGTTCAACACGGCGTTCAACACCGCCAGTCGAGACAACATCGTGCTGTGTCAGGACCGCAGCGTGTGGGCCCAGCTGGTCTACGGGATCCGGTATCTGGACTTCAGGATCGCGTATTACGGGGCCGGCCATGAGGATGAGAG ATATTGGCTGAACCACAACATGGTGCGAGTCCGTCCACTAGTGCCGCTGCTGAGGGAAATCAGGGTTTTCCTCGATGCCACCAAGGAG GTAGTATTCCTAGACGCCCATCACTTCCCCATCGGATTCTACGAGCCCGACGGCTCTCCCATCCGCAAAGTTCACGCCGGTCTCCTGGAGATAGTCCAGAGGGAGTTGGGCCCCCACCTGGCGGATGCCAGCGAGTTCCACACCGGGTTCGGCACCCGCGGGCCGAAGCTCCAAACGCTGGTCGAAGCGAACAAGAGACTGTTGTTCAGTTATGTGGACAATGCTATTGTTGGTG AAAACAACTGGCTGTGGCCCATCCTGCCGCACCTGTGGGCCAATACCAACAACCCCGACACCCTGCTCGCCTACTTAGACCGGGCCATATCCTCGTCCCCGCAGCCACACGCGCGCTCGCCCCTCCACTCCGCCATGGCACAGACCACCTTCAATGTCTGGGACATCTTCAAGGGATCCCTGAGAGTCAGCGCTGATGCAGTCAACCGGAATGTCACAGAGAGACTGGGCACGAAGTGGCGGAATCAAGCGAATATAGTGTCGACGGACTTCTTTTTGGGGAATGATGTGATAGATGTGTCGATAGCGTTGAGTGTGGAGAGGGGGGGACGGTTATGA
- the LOC119692546 gene encoding palmitoleoyl-protein carboxylesterase NOTUM, with the protein MSEPWRGSLRRHRTWNFITCTICVLLGAASDGAAPSEGAGGAGGAPDSLQLQWLSNTSITCNDGSPAGYYIRRGTNSSHWVVYLEGGGYCWDARSCAARWRRRPGLMSSRRWPRARRAPALLSADPAANPLWHASSHVLLPYCSSDLWAGTRLAAPGRAFAFTGRLIVRAVLGELLRGGLAGRLLLAGSSAGGAGAMLHADHARRLLRARGVRVAALADSGWFLDRPHARHAASTDTVARLGHALWRGAPPAACARAHRDRPWLCYFGYRLYPHIRTPLFVFQYLFDSAQLAAEGVRAPRTRAQWDAVHGAGAALRASLRGVRATFAPACLAHGALARPEWTGITVSGVSLPRALACWERRLGGGGRRRGARGGCAPRRLVERCSWPQCNGSCPRLRDPRTGEEVALSALLQSFGLDVRGAAAALGLDARALSRMSRAELLPLLAPHS; encoded by the exons ATGAGTGAACCCTGGCGCGGCAGCCTGCGCCGCCATCGCACCTGGAACTTCATCACCTGCACCATTTGT GTTCTGTTGGGCGCCGCGAGTGATGGTGCGGCCCCGAGCGAGGGCgcggggggtgcggggggCGCCCCGGACAGCCTGCAGCTGCAGTGGCTCTCCAACACCTCCATCACTTGTAATGATGGCTCTCCGGCTGG ATACTACATTCGTCGCGGCACGAACAGCTCGCACTGGGTGGTGTACCTGGAGGGCGGCGGGTACTGCTGGGACGCGCGGTCGTGCGCggcgcgctggcggcggcggcccggCCTCATGTCGTCCCGGCGCTGGCCGCGtgcgcgccgcgcccccgcgctGCTGTCCGCCGACCCCGCTGCCAACCCGCTGTGGCACGCCTCCAGCCACGTGCTGCTGCCCTACTGCTCCAGTGACCTGTGGGCCGGCACGCGCCTCGCCGCGCCCGGCCGCGCCTTCGCCTTCACCGGGCGCCTCATCGTGCGCGCCGTGCTGGGCGAGCTGCTGCGCGGCGGGCTGGCGGGCCGCCTGCTGCTGGCCGGCTccagcgcgggcggcgcgggcgccaTGCTGCACGCCGACCACGCGCGCCGCCTGCTGCGCGCCCGCGGCGTGCGCGTAGCCGCGCTGGCCGACTCCGGCTGGTTCCTGGACCGGCCGCACGCGCGCCACGCCGCCTCCACCGACACCGTGGCGCGGCTCGGCCACGCGCTGTGGCGCGGCGCCCCGCCCGCCGCCTGCGCGCGCGCGCACCGCGACCGGCCCTGGCTGTGCTACTTCGGCTACCGGCTGTACCCGCACATCCGCACGCCGCTGTTCGTGTTCCAGTACCTGTTCGACTCGGCGCAGCTGGCGGCGGAGGGCGTGCGCGCGCCGCGGACCCGCGCGCAGTGGGACGCGGTGcacggcgcgggggcggcccTGCGCGCCAGCCTGCGCGGCGTGCGCGCCACGTTCGCGCCGGCGTGCCTGGCGCACGGCGCGCTGGCGCGGCCGGAGTGGACCGGCATCACGGTGTCGGGCGTGTCGCTGCCACGCGCGCTGGCGTGCTGGGAGCGGCggctgggcggcggcgggcggcggcgcggggcgcggggcgggtgCGCGCCGCGGCGGCTGGTGGAGCGCTGCTCGTGGCCGCAGTGCAACGGCTCGTGCCCGCGGCTGCGCGACCCGCGCACGGGCGAGGAGGTGGCGCTGTCGGCGCTGCTGCAGAGCTTCGGGCTGGAcgtgcgcggcgcggcggcggcgctggggCTGGACGCGCGCGCACTGTCCCGCATGTCGCGCGCCGAGCTGCTGCCGCTGCTGGCGCCGCACTCCTGA
- the LOC105392545 gene encoding uncharacterized protein LOC105392545 isoform X1 produces MAVSWVTVLALAATALGASIALRTLAVPGRAPPTEFQLKSSRIIRTLKRVSDKDTLERSSCGRVWVTVHSPELRLSTTRRLQDAIELNWDFNGCSNVPTQIGLFDSRPEDFSQALRTYPLDSVSGFLITNVSLGDAALPAGWESGGGYKGGHCLWPRVAAGGDRVDTYNCLKIQPTWMEDNMNKIAELRIGELALPGTHNAGSWKFNTAFNTASRDNIVLCQDRSVWAQLVYGIRYLDFRIAYYGAGHEDERYWLNHNMVRVRPLVPLLREIRVFLDATKEVVFLDAHHFPIGFYEPDGSPIRKVHAGLLEIVQRELGPHLADASEFHTGFGTRGPKLQTLVEANKRLLFSYVDNAIVGENNWLWPILPHLWANTNNPDTLLAYLDRAISSSPQPHARSPLHSAMAQTTFNVWDIFKGSLRVSADAVNRNVTERLGTKWRNQANIVSTDFFLGNDVIDVSIALSVERGGRL; encoded by the exons ATGGCCGTGTCTTGGGTCACTGTGCTGGCGCTAGCCGCTACTGCGCTGGGTGCTTCCATTGCAC TGAGAACGCTAGCAGTCCCGGGCAGAGCGCCGCCGACTGAATTTCAGCTGAAATCGAGCCGAATCATCCGCACTCTTAAACGTGTAT CTGACAAAGATACCCTGGAGAGATCGTCATGTGGCAGGGTGTGGGTCACCGTCCACTCGCCAGAGCTGCGGCTGAGCACCACAAGGAGGCTACAGGATGCCATCGAACTGAACTGGGACTTCAACGGATGCTCTAATGTGCCGACACAG ATCGGCCTATTCGACTCCCGTCCAGAGGACTTCAGCCAAGCGTTGCGGACCTACCCCCTGGACTCAGTCAGCGGCTTCCTCATCACCAACGTGTCTCTCGGAGACGCCGCCCTGCCCGCCGGCTGGGAGAGCGGAGGGGGGTACAAGGGGGGACACTGTCTGTGGCCCCGGGTCGCAGCTGGGGGGGACAGGGTCGACACTTACAACTGCCTGAAGATTCAGCCTACGTGGATGGAGGATAATAT GAACAAAATAGCAGAGCTTCGTATCGGCGAGCTAGCTCTGCCGGGCACCCATAATGCGGGGTCGTGGAAGTTCAACACGGCGTTCAACACCGCCAGTCGAGACAACATCGTGCTGTGTCAGGACCGCAGCGTGTGGGCCCAGCTGGTCTACGGGATCCGGTATCTGGACTTCAGGATCGCGTATTACGGGGCCGGCCATGAGGATGAGAG ATATTGGCTGAACCACAACATGGTGCGAGTCCGTCCACTAGTGCCGCTGCTGAGGGAAATCAGGGTTTTCCTCGATGCCACCAAGGAG GTAGTATTCCTAGACGCCCATCACTTCCCCATCGGATTCTACGAGCCCGACGGCTCTCCCATCCGCAAAGTTCACGCCGGTCTCCTGGAGATAGTCCAGAGGGAGTTGGGCCCCCACCTGGCGGATGCCAGCGAGTTCCACACCGGGTTCGGCACCCGCGGGCCGAAGCTCCAAACGCTGGTCGAAGCGAACAAGAGACTGTTGTTCAGTTATGTGGACAATGCTATTGTTGGTG AAAACAACTGGCTGTGGCCCATCCTGCCGCACCTGTGGGCCAATACCAACAACCCCGACACCCTGCTCGCCTACTTAGACCGGGCCATATCCTCGTCCCCGCAGCCACACGCGCGCTCGCCCCTCCACTCCGCCATGGCACAGACCACCTTCAATGTCTGGGACATCTTCAAGGGATCCCTGAGAGTCAGCGCTGATGCAGTCAACCGGAATGTCACAGAGAGACTGGGCACGAAGTGGCGGAATCAAGCGAATATAGTGTCGACGGACTTCTTTTTGGGGAATGATGTGATAGATGTGTCGATAGCGTTGAGTGTGGAGAGGGGGGGACGGTTATGA